One window of the Colletotrichum lupini chromosome 9, complete sequence genome contains the following:
- a CDS encoding fasciclin domain-containing protein yields the protein MHLFTYTTTAVLLASAAAQSLGDVLAKHGSTSMLHGLLTHLKLMDTFEKAQNSTLLAMTDDAIIYLAKWGLNLTSMDPDIARGVLQYHFLEGSYLSSAPALHTETQLAQSSLKPSSGLTNISKGAVVKLTATCDGSHNLRVESGDQKIVHTVDTDIPHTYGVIHTINQALVLPRSLSETSSLGELDGFWNVVTESRMDGVLEKLHDVTVFLPRNKAVWRGRSKLESLGDKALETLIKDHVVPNHVLFHTSFPQEPRMVTTMSGKKISISGDSKGRIFVNYKMVTMQNVLISGGVAHVVDELLSPETDPHHGSPPGTIGAPWGLREDIARAVVGLTVISGVFIIGVIKAVRWRAAKRKAFLHYEPLPTTPSVVWVVPK from the exons ATGCATCTATTCACTTACACCACAACTGCCGTCTTACTGGCTTCTGCGGCGGCACAGTCTCTCGGAGACGTCCTAGCTAAGCATGGCTCGACCTCAATGCTCCACGGCCTCCTTACACACCTGAAGCTCATGGACACCTTCGAGAAGGCACAAAACTCCACACTCCTGGCTATGACCGACGATGCGATCATCTATCTCGCAAAATGGGGCCTGAATCTCACCTCCATGGACCCAGACATCGCCAGGGGAGTCTTGCAGTACCATTTCCTGGAGGGCTCTTACCTCTCATCGGCTCCCGCACTTCATACAGAGACCCAGCTAGCCCAGTCGTCACTCAAACCATCCTCAGGCTTAACGAACATCTCCAAGGGGGCCGTCGTCAAGTTGACAGCGACCTGCGACGGCTCACACAATCTACGCGTGGAGTCCGGCGACCAAAAAATCGTACACACAGTCGACACGGACATTCCCCACACATACGGCGTCATTCACACAATCAACCAGGCTCTGGTACTCCCCCGTAGTCTGTCAGAGACAAGCAGCCTGGGAGAACTCGACGGATTCTGGAACGTAGTCACCGAGTCCCGGATGGATGGTGTACTCGAGAAGCTCCACGACGTAACCGTTTTCCTCCCAAGGAACAAGGCCGTCTGGAGAGGACGCTCGAAGCTAGAATCGCTCGGTGACAAGGCACTAGAGACGCTCATTAAAGACCACGTCGTCCCGAACCACGTCTTGTTCCACACATCTTTCCCACAAGAGCCGAGGATGGTGACGACGATGAGCGGCAAGAAGATTTCCATCAGTGGCGATTCCAAGGGGCGAATCTTTGTTAACTACAAGATGGTGACGATGCAAAATGTGCTCATTAGCGGTGGGGTTGCTCATGTTGTCGATGAGCTGCTGTCACCGGAGACAG ATCCTCACCATGGCTCACCTCCTGGCACCATTGGAGCTCCTTGGGGATTACGTGAAGACATTGCCCGGGCTGTCGTTGGGCTCACTGTTATTTCAGGTGTCTTCATCATTGGTGTCATCAAAGCCGTTAGATGGCGAGCCGCCAAGAGGAAGGCCTTTTTGCATTATGAGCCCCTGCCAACCACGCCCAGCGTGGTTTGGGTGGTGCCCAAATAA
- a CDS encoding NAPE-hydrolyzing phospholipase D — translation MMTSEGEKGSFHRVSVMGRRAIAHPKSLKLVGDGDGTLEAGVGGLNLQGWSSRTDHWTVNETGTPVDQLTFHSHWTDGSELIIPVARNRTSDWIPFRLVQFPGRRARIATTLSLSLPLPSLPLLFFVSHPAYFRQFFRTFFQQPPIRPGTKKASATPASVLALSMASYSTTVTKIPDLGPSPEDASSKPHHVTKNGNRVGFKNVHPSFGDGIGFSKMVRHVLWPQVTGELKWPDTTPPTVTVKKPEFLPNRTASDKLRATWLGHACYYVEFPSGLRVLFDPVFEDRCSPFSFMGPKRFTPKPCDLADIPFVDAVFISHSHYDHLSHESVLTIQKHNPKAHFFVGLGLESWFKNAGLKNVTELDWWEDAEITLNIDKGVDEAPESITAQVSCLPCQHTSARTPFDKDTTLWASWGVKSAGKSVWFGGDTGYRAVPWTPLDVDDYGPKYAHLPMCPQFKQIGEFRGPFDLGLIPIGAYYPRVAFSGMHANPFDSVEIFQDTRCQRAMGIHWGTWALTMEEVLEPPKLLQEAMKKKGLPPTGVFDLSPFDFEETRNWWANQFAHRNKADDYAICSQPAPEHEVPTTSTTPMGYRSHDTRTPLIIASSDASNIQPNNNARSALILIMACQVCNDLHGHGDIQDPALRTRRDHEISGVPWAKFQSFAASCHTCSVLLMGCRGCLAQHNIHEANINHCDIQFIYKLSSDLKYDFPVDVDKQIRFNMTDGSRFEVESFALEGDPVRDTWESIPTTYRTSEGTDSDTALDKVRSWIEICLGDSHAYCDGQHEDYITLSHCWGQKQIITSTNATLSQRKTGIPMTSLSKTFQDAVLVTRRLGIKYIWIDSLCIIQDSKLDWETESVKMAEVYSNAYLTIAATQSRNGDGGLFVNTPDFEVSDSVLPTVTGDPYRLLFRRRIDHHLEVINIVNPTDPGDPTSSFHPLLTRAWVYQERMLSTRVLHFGPQEIFFECRSDLFCECGRIKFHGSSDSSPISITKLLHASALDSEVDGYDWVDVAGYFMARLWRTLITSYTALHLTMTSDRLPAIGGLAKHMAVRRKSSYLAGIWKDSINDDLLWIIRTTLKTPRPSPRTAPTWSWASVDSSVDVWDAVFVWDPDIDYEEDSRGLFEHYSTVLDCKVTPSGVDNYGGIAYGLLRISGLTMEGVLERDTVIRHGKETVVHYVVVSTGRFHIHADYVLDSPGTHQVLPGADVLCLRMSFIQDGSSDNFKLISLVLKESKQQPEKHVCGWQRAYSGYCVTQRHESTGEDSYRTTAQKRSPSSATPLQQRAVWYFVASRAASVPSSINIGILSMIG, via the exons ATGATGACTTCTGAGGGTGAAAAG GGATCATTCCACCGTGTCTCCGTGATGGGCCGCCG TGCAATAGCTCACCCAAAGTCCCTTAAGTTGGTGGGTGATGGAGATGGGACTTTGGAAGCCGGAGTCGGTGGCTTGAACCTTCAGGGCTGGTCCAGTCGTACGGATCATTGGACTGTCAATGAGACGGGCACACCC GTAGACCAGCTCACTTTTCATAGCCATTGGACTGATGGCTCAGAGCTCATCATTCCTGTGGCTCGCAATCGCACATCTGAC TGGATCCCGTTCCGTCTAGTCCAATTCCCCGGCCGGCGAGCGCGGATTGCAACCACTTTGAGCTTGTCTCTTCCGctcccctccctccctctcctcttcttcgtgtCACATCCTGCATAT TTCAGACAGTTCTTCCGCACTTTCTTCCAACAACCGCCCATACGTCCCGGTACTAAGAAGGCTTCAGCAACGCCGGCCTCCGTGCTCGCCCTTTCAATGGCCTCATATTCAACCACCGTCACCAAGATCCCAGACCTTGGTCCCTCGCCCGAGGATGCCTCATCTAAGCCTCATCACGTCACGAAAAACGGCAACAGAGTCGGCTTCAAGAACGTCCACCCTTCCTTTGGTGATGGCATCGGCTTTTCCAAGATGGTCCGCCATGTCCTCTG GCCGCAAGTGACGGGTGAGCTCAAGTGGCCAGACACCACGCCGCCAACAGTGACCGTCAAAAAGCCAGAGTTCCTGCCCAACCGCACAGCCTCAGACAAGCTCCGCGCAACATGGCTGGGCCACGCCTGCTACTACGTAGAATTCCCTTCCGGCCTGCGCGTCCTCTTTGACCCTGTCTTTGAAGACCGCTGCTCCCCCTTCTCATTTATGGGTCCCAAACGCTTCACCCCCAAACCCTGCGACCTCGCCGACATACCCTTTGTCGACGCCGTCTTCATCAGCCACAGCCACTACGACCACCTCTCCCACGAGTCCGTCCTCACCATCCAAAAGCACAACCCAAAGGCCCACTTCTTTGTCGGCCTCGGTCTAGAATCCTGGTTCAAGAACGCCGGCCTCAAGAACGTCACGGAACTCGACTGGTGGGAGGACGCCGAAATCACCCTCAACATCGACAAGGGCGTTGACGAGGCGCCCGAATCCATCACCGCCCAGGTCTCCTGCCTCCCCTGCCAGCACACCTCCGCCCGCACGCCCTTTGACAAGGACACGACGCTTTGGGCTTCGTGGGGCGTCAAGTCGGCCGGCAAGTCGGTCTGGTTCGGCGGCGACACGGGATACCGCGCCGTGCCGTGGACCCCGCTCGACGTCGACGACTACGGCCCAAAGTACGCCCACCTGCCCATGTGCCCGCAGTTCAAGCAGATTGGGGAGTTCCGAGGGCCCTTTGACCTCGGCCTGATCCCCATCGGCGCATACTACCCCCGTGTTGCCTTCTCGGGAATGCACGCCAACCCGTTCGATTCCGTCGAGATCTTCCAAGATACCAGGTGTCAGCGCGCCATGGGCATCCATTGGGGAACGTGGGCTCTGACCATGGAAGAGGTGCTGGAGCCGCCTAAGCTTCTCCAGGAAGCcatgaagaagaagggctTGCCCCCGACTGGCGTGTTTGAT CTCAGCCCGTTTGACTTCGAAGAGACTCGTAATTGGTGGGCCAACCAGTTTGCGCATCGCAATAAGGCGGATGACTACGCAATATGCAGTCAGCCTGCACCTGAACACGAAGTGCCAACAACATCTACGACGCCAATGGGTTACCGGTCACATGATACTAGAACCCCCTTAATTATCGCTTCGTCAGATGCTTCGAACATCCAGCCAAACAATAACGCACGCTCAGCGCTCATCCTCATCATGGCTTGCCAGGTCTGCAATGACCTCCACGGCCATGGAGACATTCAAGATCCAGCCTTGAGGACCAGGCGGGACCATGAAATATCAGGGGTGCCATGGGCCAAGTTCCAAAGCTTTGCAGCCTCTTGTCACACTTGTAGTGTCCTCTTAATGGGGTGCCGAGGCTGCTTAGCACAGCATAATATTCATGAAGCCAACATCAACCATTGCGACATACAATTCATTTACAAGTTGTCGTCTGACCTCAAGTACGATTTTCCGGTCGACGTTGACAAACAAATTCGATTTAACATGACAGATGGGAGTCGCTTTGAAGTCGAAAGTTTTGCGCTTGAGGGCG ATCCTGTTCGTGATACATGGGAATCGATACCGACCACATACAGGACATCGGAAGGTACTGATTCGGATACTGCTCTTGACAAAGTCAGATCATGGATTGAGATTTGTCTCGGCGATTCTCATGCATATTGCGA CGGCCAGCACGAAGACTACATCACTCTCAGTCATTGCTGGGGCCAAAAACAAATCATAACCAGCACAAATGCAACTCTTTCCCAACGCAAGACAGGGATTCCAATGACCAGTCTTTCGAAAACCTTTCAAGACGCCGTCCTAGTCACTAGAAGACTTGGAATCAAATACATCTGGATTGACTCACTGTGTATCATCCAAGATTCCAAGCTCGACTGGGAAACAGAGTCTGTGAAGATGGCTGAGGTCTACAGTAACGCTTACTTGACCATTGCTGCTACGCAATCACGCAATGGTGATGGAGGACTATTTGTCAACACACCCGACTTCGAGGTCTCTGACTCTGTCTTGCCCACGGTCACGGGTGACCCCTATCGACTGCTCTTTCGCCGTAGAATTGACCATCATCTTGAGGTCATCAATATCGTCAATCCAACAGACCCAGGAGATCCAACATCCTCCTTCCATCCTTTACTCACTAGAGCTTGGGTCTACCAGGAACGCATGCTGTCGACACGCGTTCTGCATTTCGGCCCCCAAGAGATATTCTTCGAGTGTCGTTCCGACCTCTTCTGTGAATGCGGCCGGATCAAATTTCATGGGTCATCCGACTCTTCCCCCATATCCATCACCAAACTCTTGCACGCTTCCGCACTTGATAGCGAGGTTGACGGGTACGACTGGGTGGATGTAGCTGGCTATTTTATGGCGAGGTTATGGCGCACCCTGATCACCTCATACACTGCGCTTCATCTCACAATGACCTCGGACCGTCTACCGGCCATTGGAGGTCTCGCAAAGCATATGGCGGTCAGGCGAAAGTCGTCCTACCTGGCAGGGATATGGAAAGACTCCATAAACGATGATCTTCTTTGGATCATACGGACTACCCTCAAAACCCCGAGACCAAGTCCCCGGACCGCACCGACATGGTCTTGGGCTAGTGTTGACTCGAGCGTCGATGTGTGGGACGCAGTGTTTGTCTGGGACCCCGACATTGACTACGAAGAAGACTCCAGAGGCCTTTTTGAGCACTACAGCACCGTTCTGGACTGCAAGGTAACTCCATCAGGCGTGGACAATTATGGCGGCATAGCCTACGGGCTCTTGAGAATATCCGGCCTCACAATGGAGGGTGTACTTGAACGAGACACCGTGATTCGTCACGGGAAGGAGACCGTGGTTCACTATGTCGTTGTATCGACCGGGCGGTTCCATATCCATGCTGATTACGTCTTGGATAGCCCTGGTACACACCAAGTTCTTCCAGGCGCAGATGTGCTCTGCCTCAGGATGAGCTTCATCCAAGATGGATCGAGTGACAATTTCAAGCTCATTTCACTGGTCCTGAAGGAAAGCAAGCAGCAACCTG AGAAGCATGTATGCGGATGGCAGCGTGCGTACAGTGGATATTGTGTGACACAGCGACATGAAAGCACTGGCGAAGACTCGTATCGGACCACAGCACAGAAGCGTAGTCCATCGTCGGCGACACCGTTGCAACAGAGAGCTGTCTGGTATTTTGTTGCCTCTAGGGCAGCAAGTGTGCCCAGTTCAATTAACATCGGAATACTTTCGATGATTGGGTAA
- a CDS encoding HEC/Ndc80p family protein, which produces MNEGQNNLFTCSRATTLLHLLPDPPSHSHLLTHDACTHAQTIHLYSNSSRNSLLLSPRLAINSHCSAPSYHVARHRPVECAQTKRSQHFPQYQPTLGGINYNTGLPQTASAMKRSASGVGTGAPYSNSHGRSMSGSRQSLALSRPSQPMFQRSSSGTNLADIGLSSVKRTSSMRDKSFAPTPAPGRSSQDDRRSSVYRARTSTAGPMSHQSFFQQAPQPAGVPRDPRPLRDRSYQARIGQELLDYLAQNNFEMQMKHTLSQNIIKSPTQKDFNFMFQWLYRRIDPSHKFQKNIDQEVPPILKQLRYPYERSITKSQIAAVGGQNWSTFLGLLHWMMQLAQMLDGYACSRYDDACLESGIDVTGDRIIFDFLSKAYRDWLAMDEDADDDDANRALAPHIERMAAAFEQSNSKYTSELEMLEAENSRLLQEIEDLEKSTPDPAVLDNHFRIMEEDKIKFEEYNALAMQRSDKYETRINVLHEELDKLNEELREVEDERRGLQKAVDDLGISMQDIDRMTAERERLQKGIESASQRLEDVKKKVAEKEMEASRRLDELERMVDRYNTLAYQIALIPATAVNANGRDYELQVTVNDGPDFSSSQLKGSSGVSSSDRLLADPVTGYQAAHILNLDLRGQVKNSFLTLRKEISERRTIAMDNMMKDHDLLDGIKEAIEDKRNEVEALEHRVRAAEEEYEKTKEVTTTQKMASDAQIEKMEKELAKMRATLSESVQLMEQREMNTSIEYEQLVLRANSLREELHTEIDRMLNDVIKFKIHVQKNLDDYEGFVADEVQAELGSEEMGDDTRNINMACFCSCFSDTMMTDNDGDRDFTVSMNLNLFTVFLTFLYLYGLIWFLKTSSYLRLETQRLMEGYKRRVDNLMGLLMAHYLYDIIATISHILKPHSAAIMNFLTPTNHQQLPLPNKPATNPDAAVWESAILALRRQSSIPLLDKKVQTWRDGFEEAEYRDVHHLVQEHRLPRDATRQIQSWLREARTLETEAKNCGHKPTRILYAGIVQDCEAELHCLRNQFVIKTFRFERIPHNLAKLRRWIGRSEENPATSTTGVSLNTTTIENKPLGRTISLPSLGKPRPLSLELVRGAMEIPDEIDGPDAMDDENEEQEEEKTKKTEDYTCSDQEWAHCLEDWSRRQEDWAQQQEDWARREEEQESQRLQLAMRYKYPVNMRRAKTQYLRAMERQEWEQEKGVCDFAGHDRFSWASV; this is translated from the exons ATGAACGAGGGGCAGAACAATTTGTTTACTTGCTCCAGAGCAACAACACTTTTGCATCTGCTACCCGATCCGCCATCCCACTCGCACCTCCTTACACACGACGCATGCACGCACGCGCAAACCATACATCTTTACTCGAATTCGTCGCGCAACAGCTTGCTTCTATCCCCGCGACTCGCAATT AACTCCCACTGTTCAGCTCCCTCCTACCATGTCGCAAGACACCGGCCTGTGGAGTGTGCGCAGACCAAGAGAAGTCAGCATTTTCCTCAATATCAGCCT ACATTAGGAGGCATTAACTACAACACCGGCCTACCTCAAACCGCATCAGCGATGAAGCGATCCGCCTCAGGCGTCGGCACGGGCGCGCCCTACTCAAACAGTCATGGCCGATCCATGTCCGGCTCCAGACAATCTCTGGCATTATCGCGACCTAGCCAGCCCATGTTCCAGCGCTCATCATCCGGAACGAACTTGGCAGACATTGGCCTGTCCTCAGTGAAGCGAACATCATCGATGCGCGACAAGTCCTTTGCCCCGACGCCTGCACCAGGACGATCTTCACAAGACGATAGAAGGAGCAGCGTGTACCGCGCAAGGACATCAACCGCCGGACCCATGAGCCACCAGAGTTTCTTCCAGCAAGCACCACAGCCTGCTGGCGTACCACGAGACCCCCGCCCGCTGCGAGACAGATCCTACCAGGCTAGAATAGGACAAGAGCTGCTGGATTACCTCGCCCAAAACAACTTCGAAATGCAGATGAAGCACACCCTATCGCAAAACATTATCAAGTCCCCTACACAAAAGGATTTCAACTTCATGTTCCAATGGCTGTACAGACGGATTGACCCGAGCCACAAGTTCCAAAAGAACATCGACCAAGAAGTGCCGCCTATCTTGAAGCAGCTGCGGTACCCGTACGAGAGAAGCATCACAAAGAGTCAGATTGCCGCTGTTGGTGGTCAAAACTGGAGCACTTTCCTGGGATTGCTGCATTGGATGATGCAGCTGGCGCAGATGCTGGATGGCTACGCCTGTAGTCGATACGACGACGCTTGTCTCGAAAGCGGCATCGACGTCACCGGGGATCGTATCATTTTCGACTTTTTGAGCAAGGCATATAGGGACTGGCTTGCCATGGACGAGGAcgcagacgacgacgatgccaACCGAGCACTAGCCCCTCATATTGAAAGGATGGCCGCCGCTTTCGAGCAGTCCAACTCCAAGTACACCTCCGAACTTGAAATGCTCGAGGCAGAGAACAGCCGACTTTTGCAAGAAATTGAAGATCTTGAAAAGTCTACACCGGATCCCGCGGTACTCGACAATCACTTCAGGATCATGGAAGAGGACAAGATCAAGTTCGAGGAGTACAATGCGCTTGCCATGCAGAGATCCGACAAGTACGAAACCCGAATCAACGTTCTACACGAAGAGCTTGATAAGCTCAATGAGGAGCTAAGAGAGGTAGAGGACGAACGACGAGGACTTCAAAAGGCTGTGGACGATCTCGGCATCAGCATGCAGGATATCGACCGCATGACTGCTGAGCGGGAACGTCTTCAGAAGGGAATCGAGTCGGCATCGCAAAGATTGGAGGACGTCAAGAAGAAAGTCGCCGAAAAGGAGATGGAGGCGAGCAGGAGATTGGACGAACTCGAGAGAATGGTAGACAGATACAACACTTTGGCGTATCAGATTGCGCTTATACCTGCAACCGCAGTCAACGCTAACGGCAGAGACTACGAATTGCAAGTAACGGTCAACGATGGACCGGACTTCAGCTCTTCCCAATTGAAGGGCTCTAGCGGCGTTTCTTCAAGCGACCGATTGCTTGCTGACCCTGTTACTGGTTACCAAGCCGCTCACATTCTCAACCTCGACTTGCGCGGACAGGTCAAGAACAGTTTCCTCACGCTCAGAAAGGAGATTTCCGAAAGGAGAACCATTGCTATGGACAACATGATGAAGGATCATGATTTGCTCGATGGCATCAAGGAGGCAATCGAAGACAAGCGTAACGAAGTTGAGGCTCTGGAGCATCGTGTCCGCGCTGCTGAAGAAGAATATGAGAAGACCAAGGAG GTAACAACGACACAAAAGATGGCGTCTGATGCCCAGATCGAGAAGATGGAAAAGGAGCTTGCCAAGATGCGAGCCACTTTGTCAGAGTCGGTACAGCTGATGGAGCAACGTGAGATGAACACCAGCATCGA ATACGAACAGCTCGTGCTTCGTGCCAACTCCCTGCGAGAAGAGCTGCACACAGAGATTGACCGCATGCTCAACGATGTCATCAAATTCAAGATTCACGTACAAAAGAACCTTGACGACTACGAGGGTTTCGTGGCCGATGAGGTTCAGGCAGAGTTGGGCAGCGAGGAAATGGGCGACGACACACGGAATATCAACAT GGCTTGCTTTTGTTCTTGTTTCTCAGATACCATGATGACGGATAATGACGGCGACAGGGACTTCACAGTCTCGATGAATTTGAACTTGTTTACTGTTTTTTTGACTTTTTTGTACCTCTATGGCTTGATTTGGTTTTTGAAGACTTCCAG CTATCTCCGCCTCGAGACGCAAAGGTTGATGGAAGGATACAAAAGGCGAGTTGACAACCTGATGGGATTGCTCATGGCACACTATCTGTACGACATCATAGCCACCATATCTCACATTCTCAAACCCCATT CCGCAGCTATCATGAACTTCCTTACACCGACAAACCACCAACAACTCCCCCTGCCAAACAAACCAGCGACAAATCCCGACGCCGCAGTCTGGGAATCAGCAATCCTCGCACTACGCCGACAAAGCAGCATTCCACTCTTGGACAAAAAGGTGCAAACATGGCGCGACGGGTTTGAAGAGGCAGAGTACCGGGACGTCCACCATCTCGTCCAGGAGCACCGCTTACCACGGGACGCAACACGGCAAATCCAAAGCTGGCTACGGGAGGCCCGTACGTTGGAGACCGAGGCAAAGAATTGCGGACATAAACCTACAAGGATCCTGTACGCTGGTATTGTGCAGGACTGCGAGGCGGAACTGCATTGTCTTCGGAACCAGTTCGTCATCAAGACGTTTCGGTTTGAGCGTATTCCGCATAACCTTGCGAAATTACGGCGATGGATTGGTCGTAGCGAGGAGAATCCAGCAACAAGTACCACGGGAGTTTCTCTAAATACTACCACGATTGAAAATAAACCGTTAGGAAGGACCATATCGCTTCCATCCCTCGGCAAACCGCGACCGCTCAGCCTTGAGCTCGTAAGGGGAGCCATGGAAATACCAGACGAGATCGACGGCCCGGACGCAATGGACGACGAGAACGAAGAACAAGAAGAGGAAAAAACAAAGAAGACGGAAGATTACACCTGCTCTGACCAAGAGTGGGCTCATTGTCTGGAAGACTGGAGTCGACGCCAAGAAGACTGGGCTCAACAACAGGAAGACTGGGCTCGCCGCGAGGAGGAGCAGGAGAGCCAGCGGCTGCAGCTGGCGATGAGATACAAGTACCCGGTCAACATGCGCCGAGCCAAAACACAGTACTTGCGGGCCATGGAGAGGCAGGAGTGGGAGCAGGAGAAGGGGGTGTGCGACTTTGCTGGTCATGATCGTTTCTCGTGGGCCTCGGTGTAG
- a CDS encoding FAD binding domain-containing protein, which produces MERHKKTVSKIAAAVRSFFDRKEPYRIFHGSTNSTRPFRRDRVVDISALGSVLEVNKARRTALVEPNVPMDRLVEGTLRHGLIPPVVMEFPGITAGGGYAGTAGESSSFKHGFFDDTINEVEMVLADGQVVRANRTNERADLFRGAAGAVGTLGVTTMIELQLVEAKKYVKTTYHRTHSVAEAVETVQAETLNAENDYVDGILFSKDHGVVITGKLTDEIPEDRKPQTFSGAWDPWFYLHVKDRTLTAGSANSEASTVATTSSSAVVDYVPLAEYLFRYDRAGFWVGAAAFDYFKYVPFTRFTRWFLDDFLHTRMLYRALHGSGESARFVVQDLALPYKNAERFVDYTAENFGIWPLWLCPLKQTAPPTFHPHTGEVETLPAAEGSSSSGSSTVTAPKPMLNIGLWGWGPSDPAEFVTKNRALEHKLRELGGMKWLYAHTYYTEDEFWQAYNNKSWYEALREKYNATTLPTVYNKVKVDVEARKGEKKGWRDVVKSKPPIGGLYGIYKAIQSKDYHLHRRAEWKWKGDK; this is translated from the coding sequence ATGGAGCGCCACAAGAAGACCGTCTCCAAGATCGCCGCCGCGGTGCGGTCCTTCTTCGACCGCAAGGAACCCTACCGCATCTTCCACGGCTCGACAAACAGCACCCGCCCCTTCCGCCGCGACCGCGTCGTCGACATCTCGGCCCTCGGCAGCGTCCTCGAGGTCAACAAGGCCCGCCGCACCGCCCTCGTCGAGCCAAACGTCCCCATGGACCGCCTCGTTGAGGGCACCCTCCGCCACGGCCTCATCCCCCCCGTCGTCATGGAGTTCCCCGGCATCACCGCCGGCGGCGGCTACGCCGGCACCGCGGGCGAGTCCTCGAGCTTCAAGCACGGCTTCTTCGACGACACCATCAACGAGGTCGAAATGGTCCTCGCCGACGGCCAGGTCGTCCGCGCCAACCGGACCAACGAGCGGGCCGACCTGTTCCGCGGCGCTGCGGGAGCCGTCGGCACCCTCGGCGTTACCACCATGATTGAGCTGCAGCTCGTCGAGGCCAAGAAGTACGTAAAGACGACGTACCACCGCACCCACAGCGTCGCCGAGGCCGTCGAGACCGTTCAGGCCGAGACGCTCAACGCCGAAAACGACTACGTCGACGGCATCCTCTTCTCCAAGGACCACGGCGTCGTCATCACCGGCAAGCTGACGGACGAGATCCCCGAGGACCGCAAGCCGCAGACTTTCAGCGGCGCCTGGGACCCCTGGTTCTACCTGCACGTCAAAGACCGCACCCTCACCGCCGGCTCCGCCAACAGCGAGGCGTCGACAGTAGCGACGACATCCTCGTCCGCCGTGGTCGACTACGTGCCCCTGGCCGAGTACCTCTTCCGCTACGACCGCGCCGGCTTCTGGGTCGGCGCTGCCGCCTTCGATTACTTCAAGTACGTCCCCTTCACGCGCTTCACCCGCTGGTTCCTCGACGACTTCCTGCACACGCGCATGCTCTACCGCGCCCTCCACGGCAGCGGCGAGTCGGCCCGCTTCGTCGTCCAGGACCTCGCCCTCCCCTACAAGAACGCCGAGCGCTTCGTCGACTACACGGCCGAGAACTTTGGCATCTGGCCCCTCTGGCTCTGTCCCTTGAAGCAGACCGCCCCGCCCACGTTCCACCCGCACACGGGCGAGGTCGAGACCTTGCCCGCCGCTGAgggaagcagcagcagcggcagcagtACGGTAACGGCCCCCAAACCGATGCTCAACATCGGCCTCTGGGGCTGGGGCCCCTCTGACCCGGCCGAATTCGTCACCAAGAACCGCGCCCTCGAGCACAAGCTCCGCGAGCTGGGCGGCATGAAGTGGCTGTACGCGCACACGTACTACACCGAAGACGAGTTCTGGCAGGCCTACAACAACAAGAGCTGGTACGAGGCCCTTCGCGAAAAGTACAACGCAACGACGCTGCCGACCGTGTACAACAAGGTCAAGGTCGACGTCGAGGCCCGCAAGGGTGAGAAGAAGGGCTGGCGCGACGTCGTAAAGTCCAAGCCGCCCATTGGCGGTCTGTATGGTATCTACAAGGCTATCCAGAGCAAGGATTACCATTTGCACCGCCGGGCCGAGTGGAAGTGGAAGGGTGACAAATGA